From a single Sporosarcina oncorhynchi genomic region:
- a CDS encoding IS1595 family transposase: MWLDIYEDFSELPKSEQIALFEAMKQDLFPDEPDKITKLLKSIREARFASGLGCVHCGSTSVKRNGKYRSRQRYLCNDCGKSFNDMTNTPFSGSRYPAKWVKYIELMVEGHTLPKIAERLNIHISTAFYWRHKILNALGSLGFNQLLGIVESDETFFRESMKGRQVTHRKAKKRGEKDTKRGISNLKIAVVVAQDRNGSVIARKAGTGRVRAEEIDTVIGEYIHPSALLCTDTATNYKKFARIKGLQHETVNERQKQRVKKGIYHIQHVNNFHNRLKTWMERFQGVATKYLDNYLYWFRWLDKGKDLAFEKRVEQMLISACQKSNSITVEMLKAI; this comes from the coding sequence ATGTGGTTGGATATATATGAGGACTTCAGCGAATTACCAAAATCGGAGCAAATAGCATTGTTTGAAGCGATGAAACAGGACTTGTTTCCTGATGAGCCAGATAAAATTACAAAACTACTCAAAAGCATTCGTGAAGCCCGATTCGCTTCTGGTTTGGGTTGTGTTCATTGTGGAAGCACATCGGTTAAACGGAACGGCAAATATCGTTCAAGACAACGTTATCTCTGTAATGATTGCGGGAAATCTTTCAATGATATGACCAATACGCCATTTTCAGGTTCACGCTATCCCGCAAAATGGGTGAAGTACATTGAATTAATGGTAGAAGGACACACGCTACCGAAAATCGCTGAAAGGTTAAACATTCATATTTCTACCGCATTCTATTGGAGACATAAAATCTTGAACGCATTAGGCAGTCTTGGATTTAACCAATTGTTAGGTATCGTTGAAAGTGATGAAACCTTTTTTCGTGAATCTATGAAAGGTAGACAAGTCACTCATAGAAAAGCCAAGAAACGTGGAGAGAAAGACACGAAAAGAGGTATTTCTAACCTAAAAATTGCTGTTGTAGTGGCACAAGACCGCAATGGTAGTGTGATTGCTCGGAAAGCAGGTACAGGTCGCGTAAGAGCCGAAGAAATTGACACAGTGATAGGTGAGTATATTCACCCGTCTGCCTTGTTATGTACTGATACCGCAACTAATTATAAGAAATTCGCAAGAATAAAAGGGTTGCAACACGAAACGGTCAATGAACGACAAAAACAGCGTGTTAAGAAAGGCATCTATCACATTCAACACGTCAATAACTTCCATAATCGCTTAAAGACTTGGATGGAACGATTTCAAGGCGTTGCGACAAAGTATCTGGATAATTACCTTTACTGGTTCCGATGGCTTGATAAGGGGAAAGACTTGGCATTTGAAAAACGAGTTGAGCAAATGCTTATTTCAGCGTGTCAAAAATCGAACAGCATAACAGTAGAAATGCTGAAAGCAATATAG
- a CDS encoding methyl-accepting chemotaxis protein has protein sequence MRFSVQKKLWGGFLSLVILMVIAGVLNYMSIPRISEKYEYLMDDRMEKVILLEQLSTNQNELSNDMRGYLLYKELSYLKNRRTQLESFNEKLAVLDSSLHSEESRALLEGIQAASVKYAEHTESAISSFNNAKDDEAVESARKAEKYQIEITKLAKDLIDFQRGQMEVTKNEVASSLKWTGIFMLGVTLLSVLLSILIASLISRTITKPVGLMTEALEHIAKGNIAIEPLNIKNKDEIGEMADAFNEMSVDLRNVITETRDAAIQLAAQSEQLTASSEESLAASEMVAEIAEKNLLASDMQVNVVNESSAAMAEMANGIAQITEDNDAMLASTSEVSRLVGEGAEFMNEVTSQMSTISSSISQSSAIINDLAEHSQNIRNVTGMISGIAEQTNLLALNAAIEAARAGEQGKGFAVVANEVRNLAEQSKSSAEEIERMIETVIRNVALAVDSSEDGTRRVKEGLGITEKTSRVFDQIETASSDVSGKVQTVSVAIEQIRAMSDSVAEGAKKIQELAVQASAEAQSTSAATEEQLASNQEITSSAQVLSEVAEKLQNDMGHFTV, from the coding sequence ATGAGATTTTCAGTGCAAAAGAAATTGTGGGGTGGATTTTTATCGTTAGTTATACTCATGGTGATTGCCGGAGTATTGAACTATATGTCAATCCCTCGAATAAGTGAAAAGTATGAATATTTAATGGATGACAGAATGGAGAAAGTCATCCTGCTTGAACAGCTATCAACCAACCAAAACGAACTATCTAATGACATGCGGGGCTATCTACTATATAAAGAATTGTCATATTTGAAAAACCGAAGAACTCAATTAGAATCTTTCAATGAAAAGTTGGCTGTTTTAGATTCCTCTTTACATAGTGAAGAAAGCCGTGCTTTATTGGAAGGAATTCAAGCTGCTTCCGTCAAATATGCAGAGCACACAGAATCCGCAATCAGTTCATTTAACAATGCTAAAGATGACGAAGCGGTCGAATCTGCAAGAAAAGCTGAAAAATATCAGATAGAAATCACGAAATTGGCGAAAGATCTGATCGATTTCCAGCGTGGTCAAATGGAAGTAACAAAAAATGAAGTGGCTTCATCATTAAAATGGACAGGTATTTTTATGTTGGGCGTCACTTTGTTGAGTGTCCTTTTGAGCATCCTGATCGCTTCATTAATTAGCAGAACGATTACTAAGCCTGTTGGATTGATGACAGAAGCGCTAGAACATATTGCGAAAGGAAACATTGCAATAGAGCCGTTAAACATTAAGAACAAAGATGAAATCGGTGAAATGGCGGATGCATTCAATGAAATGTCAGTAGATTTACGGAATGTGATTACTGAAACTAGGGATGCCGCTATTCAGCTAGCTGCACAGTCAGAACAGCTGACAGCAAGTTCAGAAGAGAGCCTTGCTGCTTCTGAAATGGTTGCGGAAATTGCAGAGAAGAATTTGCTCGCAAGTGATATGCAAGTGAATGTCGTTAACGAATCTTCCGCGGCGATGGCTGAAATGGCAAATGGCATCGCTCAAATCACCGAAGATAATGATGCAATGCTTGCTTCTACTTCTGAAGTGTCCCGTCTTGTGGGAGAAGGCGCGGAATTCATGAACGAAGTGACAAGCCAGATGTCCACTATTTCTTCATCGATCTCACAGTCATCCGCTATTATCAACGACTTGGCTGAGCATTCTCAAAATATCCGAAACGTGACAGGCATGATTAGCGGTATCGCCGAGCAAACGAATCTTCTTGCTTTAAACGCTGCGATTGAAGCAGCACGTGCAGGAGAACAGGGCAAAGGATTCGCAGTCGTTGCGAATGAAGTACGTAATTTGGCCGAGCAATCGAAATCGTCTGCTGAAGAAATTGAGCGGATGATAGAGACGGTCATCCGAAATGTTGCTTTGGCGGTTGATAGTTCAGAGGATGGAACGCGCAGAGTCAAAGAAGGACTCGGCATCACCGAGAAGACGAGTCGAGTATTTGATCAGATTGAAACGGCATCAAGTGATGTGAGTGGAAAAGTCCAGACGGTTTCTGTAGCGATTGAGCAAATCCGTGCAATGTCCGACAGTGTTGCAGAAGGTGCGAAGAAAATACAGGAGCTAGCCGTTCAAGCGTCAGCTGAAGCACAATCGACGAGTGCCGCAACTGAAGAACAATTGGCATCCAATCAAGAAATCACGTCAAGCGCACAGGTGCTATCTGAAGTTGCTGAAAAACTGCAAAATGACATGGGACATTTTACAGTTTAA
- a CDS encoding AEC family transporter → MSLLLIIFPVFFIFAIGFIGQKLIGFDIKSISTAALYLMSPFLAFRTFYSNPLTWDYFYIILFSLLLSFILFVIIWIIAKVMKATRSERSAMILGGVFMNSGNYGAPVVLFALGSIGFDYAVIMMVFQSLLMNSFGIFFASIGGSEKATWRDALQRVVRMPLIYAAALGLFFQVFHLTLPSSLMEGISLIADASIPTVMLVLGMQLAVMARKKVNYCYVTAVSIIRMVASPIIALLILLFLPVNDLLKSVLIIQAAMPAAANTTIFALQFNTEPDLVSFTTFITTLTSIITIPIVLFLVGV, encoded by the coding sequence ATGAGTCTATTATTAATCATTTTTCCTGTGTTTTTCATTTTTGCAATCGGATTCATCGGACAGAAACTGATCGGCTTCGATATCAAATCTATTTCAACAGCTGCTCTTTATTTAATGTCGCCTTTTCTGGCTTTCCGCACTTTTTACAGCAATCCTTTAACTTGGGACTATTTCTACATAATTCTTTTCAGCTTACTACTTTCGTTCATCTTATTTGTGATCATCTGGATCATCGCCAAAGTGATGAAGGCTACGCGTTCCGAACGTTCTGCGATGATTTTAGGAGGGGTCTTCATGAACAGCGGGAACTACGGAGCCCCGGTCGTACTTTTTGCTTTAGGCTCCATCGGTTTTGATTATGCTGTTATCATGATGGTCTTTCAATCACTGCTTATGAATTCCTTTGGTATATTCTTCGCTTCGATCGGCGGTTCAGAAAAAGCGACGTGGCGTGATGCTCTTCAACGCGTTGTCCGTATGCCACTCATTTACGCAGCAGCCCTCGGACTCTTTTTCCAAGTATTTCATTTGACTCTTCCTTCTTCATTAATGGAAGGAATTAGTCTAATTGCGGATGCTTCAATTCCGACAGTGATGCTCGTTCTTGGAATGCAGCTGGCAGTGATGGCCAGAAAAAAAGTTAACTATTGCTATGTGACTGCAGTATCCATTATACGTATGGTTGCTTCACCGATTATCGCTTTGCTTATTTTATTATTTCTTCCGGTGAACGACTTGTTGAAGAGCGTCTTGATTATTCAAGCCGCCATGCCGGCGGCCGCCAATACAACGATTTTCGCGTTGCAATTTAATACTGAACCGGATCTCGTTTCATTCACCACATTTATCACGACACTCACGAGCATCATTACGATACCAATCGTTCTTTTTTTAGTCGGTGTCTGA
- a CDS encoding SLC13 family permease, giving the protein MAVQLTLTFIILGITIVLFMTNKLRADLVAMLALLSFVLTGILSPAEALSGFSNSVVIMIAALFIIGAGIFRTGLAQMAGTLLLRYSGDSEKRLFILLLVIVASVGAFMSNTGTVALMLPIVISIAISINSSPTKYLIPLSYMASFSGLLTLIASPPNLIISQQLVDNGFERLSFFQITPIGIIGVIVGIIYLYAVRNTLLPKGKKSSSSSDHQKLSIKQLVSDYQLGDNLFQVKVPVESDLVGKRLAQLKIPATYQLCILKISRKSTEGLNLLPMTYQEMAGPTTVIQAKDLLYIQGSGVNLQRFMDDYELQVEDGESEAGQLVSKQMGIAEVLLTPHSSFINETLRSISFREKYNVNILGINRQGEYVAKDMSKQKLKFGDALLVQGSWDSIEMLAKETRNVVVIGQPKEHASMAAASGKAAIAGIIMLLVVGLMVLEVFPAVISVLIGAALMILTGCVRNMDDAYGQINWESIILIGAMLPMATALENTGGMQLLSEGIIQVLGGVGPLGVLAGIFFLTMLFGQFISNTATAVLFAPIGLSAAISIGVSPYPFLIAVAVGASMAFSTPVASPTNALVMTAGNYQFKDFVKIGVPLQFIMFIVMMIAIPLLFPF; this is encoded by the coding sequence ATTGCCGTGCAACTAACGCTCACTTTTATCATTTTAGGGATTACGATTGTCTTATTCATGACCAATAAATTGCGTGCCGATCTTGTTGCAATGCTCGCATTACTGTCATTTGTTCTGACGGGAATTCTGTCTCCGGCCGAAGCACTGTCTGGCTTTTCCAATTCGGTCGTTATTATGATTGCAGCGCTCTTTATCATTGGAGCGGGCATCTTCCGAACAGGACTTGCACAAATGGCCGGTACGCTTTTGTTACGCTATTCAGGTGACAGTGAAAAAAGGTTGTTCATTCTCTTGCTCGTCATTGTTGCGTCTGTCGGTGCATTCATGAGCAATACGGGAACCGTCGCACTCATGTTGCCAATTGTCATTAGCATCGCAATCAGTATAAACAGTAGTCCAACAAAGTATTTAATTCCATTATCGTATATGGCTAGTTTTTCAGGATTGCTTACGTTAATCGCATCACCTCCCAATCTAATTATTAGCCAGCAACTTGTAGACAATGGGTTTGAGCGATTGAGTTTTTTTCAGATTACGCCGATTGGCATCATCGGTGTCATTGTCGGTATAATTTACTTGTACGCGGTGCGCAATACATTACTCCCTAAAGGAAAGAAATCATCAAGTTCAAGCGATCATCAGAAGCTGTCAATTAAACAGCTGGTCAGTGATTATCAGTTGGGGGATAACTTATTCCAAGTGAAAGTTCCTGTAGAATCTGATTTAGTAGGAAAACGGTTGGCGCAATTGAAAATACCGGCAACGTATCAATTGTGCATATTGAAAATTAGTAGGAAGTCTACGGAAGGCTTGAATTTATTACCGATGACGTATCAGGAAATGGCTGGACCTACGACTGTTATTCAGGCAAAAGACCTTTTGTACATCCAAGGCTCAGGCGTTAATCTTCAGAGATTTATGGACGATTACGAATTGCAGGTGGAGGATGGGGAATCGGAAGCAGGGCAATTGGTGTCTAAACAAATGGGGATAGCGGAAGTGCTGCTCACGCCACATTCCAGCTTCATCAATGAAACATTAAGAAGCATTAGCTTCCGTGAAAAATACAACGTGAATATTTTAGGCATTAACCGTCAAGGCGAATATGTTGCGAAAGATATGTCCAAGCAAAAATTGAAGTTTGGCGATGCCTTGCTTGTCCAAGGCTCATGGGATTCCATCGAAATGCTTGCGAAGGAGACGCGGAATGTCGTTGTTATCGGCCAACCGAAAGAACATGCCAGTATGGCGGCGGCAAGTGGAAAAGCAGCCATTGCGGGAATCATCATGCTATTGGTCGTCGGATTAATGGTGCTTGAAGTATTCCCCGCGGTCATTTCGGTATTGATTGGCGCGGCACTTATGATTTTGACAGGTTGCGTTAGAAATATGGATGATGCTTATGGACAGATTAACTGGGAAAGTATCATTTTAATAGGTGCGATGCTGCCGATGGCGACGGCACTCGAAAACACTGGAGGCATGCAGTTGTTGTCGGAAGGGATTATCCAAGTACTGGGGGGCGTCGGGCCGCTTGGTGTGTTGGCAGGTATTTTTTTCTTAACGATGCTATTTGGTCAATTCATCAGTAACACAGCAACTGCGGTTTTATTTGCCCCAATCGGGTTGAGTGCCGCAATTAGCATCGGTGTAAGTCCATATCCATTTCTTATTGCTGTAGCAGTAGGCGCAAGTATGGCCTTCTCAACACCTGTCGCATCACCAACGAATGCTTTAGTCATGACAGCAGGAAACTATCAATTCAAGGACTTCGTGAAAATCGGTGTCCCATTACAATTCATCATGTTCATCGTCATGATGATTGCCATACCATTACTATTTCCATTCTAA
- a CDS encoding YitT family protein has protein sequence MVGATLAAVALELFLIPNSVIDGGIIGISLILNFMTGIPFGILILVINLPFLFFGYKHIGKNFFISSSVAIVLLAVIEFPLKSVGPFVTDPLLATVFGGLILGAGVGLVIRNGGALDGTEILGILLTRRIPFSVGEFVMFFNIFIFGWAGFVLSWEKAMYSILTYYIASKAIDIIIQGLEDTKAVIIVSDEYVELSAAITQRLGRNVTLLHGKGGYNENEKDVIYVVITRLEISKLKQIVREFDPTAFVTITNIQETHGTNFKSAIH, from the coding sequence ATGGTCGGGGCTACACTTGCAGCAGTTGCATTAGAGCTTTTTCTTATTCCCAATTCAGTCATTGACGGCGGAATTATCGGTATATCCCTCATCCTGAATTTCATGACAGGCATACCGTTCGGGATTCTTATACTGGTCATTAACTTGCCTTTTTTGTTTTTCGGCTATAAACATATCGGGAAAAACTTTTTCATCTCTTCATCTGTTGCCATTGTTTTATTAGCAGTCATTGAATTCCCTTTGAAATCCGTCGGTCCTTTTGTTACAGACCCTCTACTTGCAACTGTATTCGGTGGCCTTATTCTGGGGGCCGGGGTCGGACTCGTTATACGTAATGGAGGTGCACTGGACGGGACAGAAATACTCGGTATTTTACTAACAAGAAGAATTCCTTTTTCAGTAGGTGAATTCGTCATGTTTTTCAATATTTTCATATTTGGTTGGGCTGGTTTTGTACTCTCATGGGAGAAGGCAATGTACTCAATTCTAACCTATTATATAGCTTCTAAAGCAATTGATATTATTATCCAAGGTCTAGAAGATACGAAAGCGGTCATTATCGTTTCGGATGAATATGTAGAATTGAGCGCAGCCATTACCCAACGGCTTGGCAGAAATGTTACATTATTGCACGGCAAGGGCGGATACAATGAAAATGAAAAAGATGTCATTTATGTCGTCATAACCCGATTAGAAATCTCCAAACTAAAACAGATTGTGCGTGAGTTCGATCCAACCGCGTTCGTGACTATAACCAATATACAGGAAACGCACGGAACAAACTTTAAATCAGCGATTCATTGA
- a CDS encoding GNAT family N-acetyltransferase, giving the protein MNTDITLNTGKSVTIRKMDEQDISSIMELQESVIDSLTDRTFLQPLSEEEFLFILQGNGLMIGAYDAAKLIAFRAMLEPEIDEDHLGWDAGLAESELSSVLYSEVSNVHPDYRGHSLQRILGNVLMKQIDRSRHRYIVATVAPFNIASLKDKFSLGMYIISLKEKYGGLIRYTFLKDLKGTEKTEAPEFTVDMDDILQQQEFMRKGLIGIRIKEEEGKWKVIYC; this is encoded by the coding sequence ATGAATACAGACATAACTTTGAATACTGGCAAGTCGGTTACAATCAGGAAGATGGATGAACAGGATATATCGTCAATCATGGAGTTGCAAGAAAGTGTAATCGATTCTTTAACGGATCGTACGTTTCTTCAACCGCTCTCTGAAGAAGAATTTCTTTTTATACTGCAAGGAAACGGCCTGATGATTGGTGCATATGATGCTGCTAAACTAATTGCTTTCCGTGCAATGCTTGAGCCGGAAATCGATGAAGACCATTTAGGGTGGGATGCGGGACTTGCGGAATCCGAACTGTCTTCAGTACTTTATTCCGAAGTTTCGAATGTACATCCTGATTATCGGGGGCATAGTTTACAAAGGATTCTCGGAAATGTATTGATGAAACAAATCGACAGAAGCCGGCATCGCTATATTGTTGCAACAGTAGCTCCTTTTAATATTGCCAGTTTAAAAGACAAGTTTTCGCTTGGTATGTATATTATTTCATTGAAAGAGAAGTATGGCGGCCTAATCAGGTATACCTTTCTAAAAGATCTTAAAGGCACTGAAAAAACGGAAGCTCCAGAATTCACTGTGGATATGGACGATATACTTCAACAGCAGGAATTCATGCGTAAAGGTCTCATTGGAATACGCATTAAAGAAGAAGAAGGAAAATGGAAAGTGATTTATTGCTAG
- a CDS encoding ABC transporter ATP-binding protein, which produces MMLTLTNVKISYGDRVILDDLDFTAKIGEIIGVAAPNGTGKTTMFNVIANFVRPDSGKVLFDGKYTYKNEKEELIIHKKLATFPEQKDLFEELSGIDHLKLYANMWNGSTKNVTAIIERLQMGHYVKRKVRTYSLGMRQRLCFAMMMAADTPVMLMDEVMNGLDVDNVALISECLLEMKRDKLIFVASHLLENLDLYADRVIFLKAGKIVHELRFTNDNETYLKLEMNLDEYEKLCKDVTLPEGHIFIAERLLCLPFAGINIAEQTKWIERMLIDNDSEMKIGPLGTVEYYEKYYA; this is translated from the coding sequence ATGATGCTTACGTTAACAAATGTAAAAATCTCTTATGGCGACAGAGTTATTTTGGACGATTTGGATTTCACAGCAAAAATTGGGGAAATCATTGGCGTTGCTGCACCAAACGGAACAGGTAAGACTACCATGTTCAATGTCATTGCGAATTTCGTGCGGCCGGATTCAGGTAAAGTGCTTTTTGATGGGAAATATACATATAAGAATGAAAAAGAAGAATTGATTATTCATAAAAAATTAGCAACTTTTCCTGAACAAAAAGATCTGTTTGAAGAATTATCGGGCATAGACCATTTGAAGTTGTATGCAAATATGTGGAACGGCTCGACAAAAAATGTCACGGCTATTATTGAACGGTTACAAATGGGACATTATGTAAAACGTAAAGTTCGGACCTATTCACTCGGAATGCGTCAACGCCTCTGTTTTGCAATGATGATGGCGGCGGATACACCCGTCATGCTCATGGATGAAGTGATGAATGGATTGGATGTTGATAATGTCGCGCTCATTTCGGAATGTCTGTTAGAGATGAAGAGAGACAAATTGATTTTTGTTGCTTCTCATTTGTTGGAAAACCTCGATTTATATGCAGATCGTGTCATTTTCTTAAAAGCAGGTAAGATTGTCCACGAACTGCGATTTACGAACGACAATGAAACATATCTGAAGCTTGAAATGAATTTGGACGAATATGAAAAGTTATGTAAGGACGTTACTTTACCAGAAGGACATATCTTTATTGCGGAGCGGCTTTTATGTCTCCCTTTTGCTGGAATTAACATAGCGGAACAGACAAAGTGGATTGAGCGTATGCTCATAGATAACGACAGCGAAATGAAAATCGGACCACTTGGAACAGTTGAATATTATGAAAAGTATTATGCCTAA
- a CDS encoding mandelate racemase/muconate lactonizing enzyme family protein, producing the protein MKITEIEIFAIHLPLHEPFVISYASYNYMPSIIVKLKTDSGHTGYGEAVADEHVTGESWESTFAILKNTLAPALIGMDPTQMEKVHAKMDAEIYAVPSAKAALDIACYDVVGKALSVPVYTMLGGRYHDEFPITHVLSIATPEHMANEAQQRIEEGYRSLKMKVGTDIAEDVKRIQAVRERVGESIAIRVDVNQGWVNSSATLQALRKLDSCDLDWIEQPVKADDIDAMVEIKSKTSVPVMIDEGLRGVREMREIISKRAADKVNIKLMKCGGIYPAMKLAHMAEMAGIECQVGSMVESSVGSAAGFHVAFSKKIMTSVELTGPLKFSEDIGNLEYNVPFIRLNEEPGLGVEVDEEILNRLTVFSAKVTK; encoded by the coding sequence ATGAAAATCACTGAAATTGAAATTTTTGCGATCCACTTGCCATTGCACGAACCGTTTGTCATTAGTTATGCATCCTACAATTATATGCCGTCCATTATCGTGAAATTGAAGACAGACAGCGGGCATACCGGTTACGGTGAAGCAGTTGCGGATGAGCATGTGACAGGAGAAAGTTGGGAAAGTACGTTTGCCATCCTGAAAAACACACTTGCTCCGGCCCTTATCGGTATGGACCCGACGCAAATGGAGAAAGTCCACGCTAAAATGGATGCCGAAATCTACGCAGTCCCGTCAGCGAAAGCTGCATTAGATATCGCTTGTTATGATGTTGTAGGTAAGGCATTAAGCGTCCCGGTCTATACAATGCTCGGAGGACGTTATCATGACGAATTTCCAATCACACATGTGTTGAGCATCGCGACGCCTGAGCATATGGCGAATGAAGCACAGCAGCGAATCGAAGAAGGATACCGCTCCTTGAAGATGAAAGTCGGTACGGATATAGCAGAAGATGTGAAAAGGATTCAAGCTGTGCGGGAACGTGTTGGTGAATCCATAGCCATCCGAGTTGATGTCAATCAAGGATGGGTAAACAGTTCTGCAACTTTACAAGCTTTGCGAAAACTGGACAGTTGCGATCTCGATTGGATTGAACAACCTGTGAAAGCCGATGATATAGATGCGATGGTGGAAATTAAATCGAAGACATCCGTACCTGTCATGATCGATGAGGGTCTACGGGGCGTGCGTGAAATGCGAGAAATTATTTCTAAACGAGCAGCTGACAAAGTCAATATCAAATTGATGAAATGCGGCGGTATCTATCCAGCGATGAAGCTTGCTCATATGGCTGAAATGGCGGGAATCGAATGTCAAGTAGGCTCGATGGTAGAATCATCGGTCGGTTCGGCGGCTGGATTCCATGTTGCATTCTCAAAGAAGATTATGACAAGTGTCGAATTGACCGGACCACTAAAATTTAGTGAAGATATCGGCAACTTAGAGTACAACGTACCTTTCATCCGTCTGAATGAAGAACCGGGACTTGGCGTTGAAGTAGATGAAGAAATTCTAAATAGACTTACGGTGTTTTCCGCAAAGGTGACAAAATGA